The Kogia breviceps isolate mKogBre1 chromosome 4, mKogBre1 haplotype 1, whole genome shotgun sequence genome window below encodes:
- the TRIM52 gene encoding E3 ubiquitin-protein ligase TRIM52, producing the protein MAGSDTAPSALQTLQEEVVCAICLDYFKDPVSIGCGHNFCRGCVTQLWGKEDDEEVRDEEEDEWEEDDEAVGAVSGWSNSIREVLYQGNADEELFQDQEDDEVWDGDGGVRDWDNLDYAWDQEEEEEDTDYYLGGVRHDLRTDVYPEEEEEILEEYDEEDQELYPDTHLPPPPAPPRQFTCPQCQKSFTRCSFRRNLQLANMVQIIRQMCPTPNRGSQGNDQGICSKHQEALKLFCEVDKEAICVLCRESRSHKQHSVVPMQEVVHEYKVSGMRECGI; encoded by the coding sequence ATGGCTGGCTCTGACACTGCTCCCAGCGCCTTGCAGACACTTCAGGAGGAAGTGGTGTGTGCCATCTGCCTGGATTACTTCAAGGATCCCGTGTCCATCGGCTGCGGGCACAACTTCTGCCGAGGGTGTGTGACGCAGCTGTGGGGCAAGGAAGATGATGAGGAAGTCAGGGACGAAGAGGAAGATGAATGGGAGGAAGACGACGAGGCAGTGGGGGCCGTCAGTGGATGGAGCAACTCCATTCGAGAGGTTTTATACCAGGGGAATGCTGACGAGGAGTTGTTCCAGGACCAAGAGGATGATGAAGTCTGGGACGGTGACGGTGGCGTAAGGGATTGGGACAACTTGGATTATGCGTGGgaccaggaggaagaagaggaggatacGGACTATTACCTGGGAGGCGTGAGACATGACCTGAGAACTGACGTCtacccagaagaagaggaggagatatTGGAAGAATACGATGAGGAAGACCAAGAGCTGTATCCTGACACTCACCTGCCTCCTCCCCCGGCCCCTCCACGGCAGTTCACCTGCCCCCAATGCCAGAAGAGCTTTACGCGTTGCAGCTTTCGTCGCAACTTGCAGCTGGCCAACATGGTCCAGATAATTCGCCAGATGTGCCCCACTCCTAATCGAGGGAGCCAGGGGAATGATCAGGGCATCTGCTCCAAACACCAAGAAGCTCTGAAACTATTCTGTGAGGTGGACAAAGAGGCTATCTGTGTGCTGTGTCGAGAATCCAGGAGCCACAAACAGCACAGTGTGGTGCCAATGCAGGAAGTGGTTCATGAGTACAAGGTGAGTGGCATGAGGGAATGTGGGATTTGA
- the RACK1 gene encoding small ribosomal subunit protein RACK1, which yields MTEQMTLRGTLKGHNGWVTQIATTPQFPDMILSASRDKTIIMWKLTRDETNYGIPQRALRGHSHFVSDVVISSDGQFALSGSWDGTLRLWDLTTGTTTRRFVGHTKDVLSVAFSSDNRQIVSGSRDKTIKLWNTLGVCKYTVQDESHSEWVSCVRFSPNSSNPIIVSCGWDKLVKVWNLANCKLKTNHIGHTGYLNTVTVSPDGSLCASGGKDGQAMLWDLNEGKHLYTLDGGDIINALCFSPNRYWLCAATGPSIKIWDLEGKIIVDELKQEVISTSSKAEPPQCTSLAWSADGQTLFAGYTDNLVRVWQVTIGTR from the exons ATGACTGAACAGATGACCCTTCGTGGCACCCTCAAGGGCCACAACGGCTGGGTGACCCAGATCGCTACCACTCCCCAGTTCCCGGACATGATACTGTCCGCCTCTCGAG ACAAGACCATCATCATGTGGAAGCTGACCAGAGATGAGACCAACTACGGTATCCCACAGCGTGCTCTTCGGGGTCACTCCCACTTTGTTAGTGACGTGGTCATCTCCTCAGATGGCCAGTTTGCCCTCTCAGGCTCCTGGGATGGAACCCTTCGCCTCTGGGATCTCACAAC GGGCACCACCACGCGCCGATTTGTAGGCCATACCAAGGATGTGCTGAGTGTGGCCTTCTCTTCTGACAACCGGCAAATTGTTTCTGGCTCCCGAGATAAAACCATCAAGCTATGGAATACTCTGGGTGTATGCAAATATACTGTCCAG GATGAGAGCCACTCAGAGTGGGTGTCTTGTGTCCGCTTCTCGCCCAACAGCAGCAATCCCATTATTGTCTCCTGTGGCTGGGACAAGCTGGTCAAG GTATGGAACTTGGCAAACTGTAAGCTGAAGACCAATCACATTGGCCACACAGGCTACCTGAACACTGTGACCGTCTCTCCAGATGGATCCCTCTGTGCTTCTGGAGGCAAG GATGGCCAGGCCATGTTGTGGGACCTCAACGAAGGCAAGCACCTTTACACGCTAGATGGTGGGGACATCATCAATGCCCTGTGCTTCAGTCCCAACCGCTACTGGCTCTGTGCTGCTACAGGCCCTAGCATCAAGATCTGG GACTTGGAGGGCAAAATCATTGTAGATGAACTGAAGCAAGAAGTTATCAGTACCAGCAGCAAGGCAGAGCCGCCTCAGTGTACCTCTCTGGCCTGGTCTGCTGATGGCCAG ACTCTGTTTGCTGGCTACACAGACAACCTGGTGCGAGTGTGGCAGGTGACCATCGGCACCCGCTAA